TACAGGATTAAAAAATCAATTACTCATGGAAATAGAAAACAATGGTCTCCGTATACAATTAATTGATGATCAAAAACAACCCATGTTTGAAGTGGGTTCTGAAAAATTAAACGCTGCTATTGAACCTATTTTTGTAAAACTTTCGAAATTACTGAATCAAGTTCCCAATAAAATAATCATTGAGGGATATACAGATGCTCATCCCTATCACAATCCTGATGAATTAGAATACACCAACTGGGAGCTTTCCACGCAAAGAGCCAATGCTGCGCGACGAGCTCTGATCAAATTTGGTCTAAACCTAGATAAGGTAATCCAAGTTTCTGGATATGCTTCTACGGTCTTACTAAATAAGAAAGATCCTTTTGATCCCCAAAATCGTCGAATCAGTATTGTTGTTGTCAAAAATATTAGTGATAAAGACATGCATACTATTGATAAGATAAAAGATACAGCGGCAGAGTTTAATCAATCATCAGGAAGTAATCCCATGCCTAAAAATACCCAACAAATGTCTCCTTAAATGCTTGCGAACAAATGCGGAATATATACCGAATGAAGTGATGGGTTTAAAGCATCTTAGGCTAAATTGTTACAATTTAACTATGCGATAAGTTTTGAGCATCCTGCTT
This sequence is a window from Legionella cherrii. Protein-coding genes within it:
- the motB gene encoding flagellar motor protein MotB; this translates as MSEKKETSEQIIRKVIKKHSGHHGGAWKIAYADFVTAMMAFFLLMWLVASLNKAQKEGISDYFKQPLKVSLFGGKSVGNREPTSKGGGKDIKDTNGQVSTTSQIATKTIIKKTPEPAEQEQKKLEQLKSQINLSIESDPALTGLKNQLLMEIENNGLRIQLIDDQKQPMFEVGSEKLNAAIEPIFVKLSKLLNQVPNKIIIEGYTDAHPYHNPDELEYTNWELSTQRANAARRALIKFGLNLDKVIQVSGYASTVLLNKKDPFDPQNRRISIVVVKNISDKDMHTIDKIKDTAAEFNQSSGSNPMPKNTQQMSP